From Jatrophihabitans sp., the proteins below share one genomic window:
- the mqnE gene encoding aminofutalosine synthase MqnE, whose amino-acid sequence MAWNAVRKAELTEKIAQGERLTRQDGEDLYDCDDLAWLGAQAHGVRTAKNGDAVFFNVNRHLNLTNVCRASCAYCSFERKPGAKDAYTMRVEEAVALALAMKDDGLTELHIVNGLHPTLPWKYYPRVLRELKAVLPGVALKAFTATEVHYFEEISGLSASEILDELIDAGLESLTGGGAEIFDWEVRKQIVDHNTHWEDWSRIHRLAHQKGLKTPATMLYGHIEEPRHRVDHVLRLRELQDETGGFQVFIPLRFHNDNNRLSHLKMAAPADVLKTFAVSRLMLDNFPHVKVFWVMHGLSTSQLALNYGADDMDGSVVEYKITHDADGFGTPDKLTRDNLLELIRDAGFQPKERNTRYEVIREYEPPVPLAQRRSEPQAVWA is encoded by the coding sequence ATGGCATGGAACGCGGTTCGCAAGGCCGAGCTGACCGAGAAGATCGCCCAGGGCGAGCGGCTGACCCGCCAGGACGGTGAGGATCTCTACGACTGCGACGACCTGGCCTGGCTGGGCGCCCAGGCGCACGGCGTGCGCACCGCCAAGAACGGCGACGCGGTGTTCTTCAACGTCAACCGTCACCTCAACCTGACCAACGTCTGCCGCGCCTCCTGCGCCTACTGCTCCTTCGAGCGCAAGCCGGGAGCCAAGGACGCCTACACCATGCGGGTAGAAGAAGCCGTCGCGCTGGCGCTGGCCATGAAGGACGACGGCCTGACCGAGCTGCACATCGTCAACGGCCTGCACCCCACCCTGCCGTGGAAGTACTACCCCCGGGTGCTCCGCGAGCTCAAGGCCGTGCTGCCCGGCGTCGCGCTCAAGGCGTTCACCGCCACCGAGGTGCACTACTTCGAAGAGATCTCGGGACTGTCGGCCAGCGAAATCCTGGACGAGCTGATCGACGCCGGCCTGGAGTCGCTCACCGGCGGCGGCGCCGAGATCTTCGACTGGGAGGTCCGCAAGCAGATCGTGGATCACAACACCCACTGGGAGGACTGGTCGCGCATCCACCGGCTGGCCCACCAGAAGGGGCTCAAGACGCCGGCCACCATGCTGTACGGCCACATCGAAGAGCCGCGGCACCGGGTCGACCACGTGCTGCGGCTGCGCGAGCTGCAGGACGAGACCGGCGGCTTTCAGGTGTTCATCCCGCTGCGGTTCCACAATGACAACAACCGGCTCTCGCACCTGAAGATGGCCGCCCCGGCCGACGTCCTCAAGACCTTTGCGGTGTCCCGGCTGATGCTGGACAACTTTCCGCACGTCAAGGTGTTCTGGGTGATGCACGGGCTGTCCACCTCCCAGCTGGCCCTGAACTACGGCGCCGATGACATGGACGGCTCGGTGGTCGAGTACAAGATCACCCACGACGCGGACGGCTTCGGCACGCCCGACAAGCTGACCCGCGACAACCTGCTGGAGCTGATCCGCGACGCCGGCTTCCAGCCGAAGGAGCGCAACACCCGCTACGAGGTCATCCGCGAGTACGAGCCGCCGGTGCCGCTTGCGCAGCGCCGCTCCGAACCGCAGGCTGTCTGGGCATGA
- a CDS encoding GNAT family N-acetyltransferase codes for MRTAAELLAAYHEQVRAVLPSKQPEGVVVDRDGPLVRVSGGKHHGYVVYRDLAGLTGADLDALIERTRDYFSSRNEAVEWKTHDYDEPADLPDRLRAAGFVAGEVETVVIGLAEELTDEPELPAGVSIRQVSEPVDFERIAALHTEIWNEDWSWLAKDLADRQAAYPDHIAIFVAEAGSQLITPAWLVRDPGNEFATLWGGATRPGWRGQGIYRAMVARRAQFATRVGARYLQVDASADSAPILQRLGFVAVTTTTPYVWTPPGGQGPAV; via the coding sequence GTGAGAACCGCCGCTGAACTGCTTGCCGCCTACCACGAGCAGGTCCGAGCCGTCCTGCCGAGTAAACAGCCCGAAGGTGTGGTCGTGGACCGGGACGGCCCGCTGGTGCGGGTGAGCGGCGGCAAGCACCACGGCTACGTGGTCTACCGCGACCTGGCCGGCCTGACCGGGGCCGACCTCGACGCGCTGATCGAGCGGACCCGCGACTACTTCAGCAGCCGCAACGAGGCCGTCGAGTGGAAGACCCATGACTACGACGAGCCGGCTGACCTGCCCGACCGGCTGAGGGCGGCCGGGTTCGTGGCCGGTGAGGTCGAGACGGTGGTGATCGGGCTGGCCGAGGAGCTGACCGACGAGCCGGAGTTGCCCGCGGGCGTGTCGATCCGCCAGGTCAGCGAGCCGGTGGACTTCGAGCGGATCGCGGCGCTGCACACCGAGATCTGGAACGAGGACTGGAGCTGGCTGGCCAAGGACCTCGCCGACCGGCAGGCCGCCTACCCCGACCACATCGCGATCTTCGTGGCCGAGGCCGGTTCGCAGCTGATCACGCCGGCCTGGCTGGTCCGCGACCCCGGAAACGAGTTCGCCACCCTGTGGGGCGGCGCCACCCGGCCCGGCTGGCGCGGGCAGGGCATCTATCGGGCGATGGTGGCCCGGCGGGCCCAGTTCGCCACCCGGGTGGGCGCCCGCTACCTGCAGGTCGACGCGTCCGCCGACAGCGCGCCGATCCTGCAGCGGCTGGGGTTCGTGGCGGTCACCACAACGACGCCCTACGTGTGGACGCCACCCGGTGGTCAGGGCCCGGCCGTCTAG
- a CDS encoding Lrp/AsnC family transcriptional regulator: protein MDAVDRAILDALRANARATFAELAREVGLSAPAVHERVNKLEAQNVITGYHAAVAPESIGYSMSALVGIFLSDTADEDLVAERLAELAAVEDCWFVAGEESFVVKIRVPDVGGLEQAIRALSKIRGVARTRSTVVLSTRFEGRVQSAGRPHA from the coding sequence ATGGACGCCGTCGACCGTGCGATTTTGGACGCCTTGCGGGCCAACGCCCGCGCCACCTTTGCCGAGCTGGCCCGAGAGGTGGGGCTGTCCGCGCCGGCCGTGCACGAGCGGGTCAACAAGCTCGAAGCCCAGAACGTGATCACCGGCTATCACGCGGCGGTGGCCCCGGAGTCGATCGGCTATTCGATGAGCGCGTTGGTCGGGATCTTCCTGTCCGACACCGCCGATGAGGACCTGGTGGCCGAGCGGCTGGCCGAGCTGGCCGCGGTCGAGGACTGCTGGTTCGTCGCGGGCGAGGAGTCCTTCGTGGTCAAGATCCGGGTGCCTGACGTCGGAGGGTTGGAGCAGGCCATCCGGGCGCTGTCCAAGATCCGTGGCGTGGCCCGGACCCGCTCGACCGTGGTGCTCTCGACCAGGTTCGAGGGACGGGTCCAGTCGGCCGGCCGGCCGCACGCCTGA
- the mqnP gene encoding menaquinone biosynthesis prenyltransferase MqnP translates to MSAPATQVTVPRPGKVRAFLRLVMIEHSVFALPFALIAACTAMWARTRSMHWIELALIVVAMVSARTVAMAGNRILDRRFDALNPRTAQRELVTGALSVSVAWRGFTVALVVFLACAAALGPLPLLLSPVAVGLLILYSYGKRFTDFPQVLLALAQAVAPIGAWMGVTGGFAWPAVALGLAVGSWIGGFDLIYSCQDAEIDRVIGSRSFPARFGIAAALRWSSVSHLVTVGCFAWFGLAAGLGWVWWLGLAITAAVLVYEHVIVRPQDLSRVNRAFFTANGFVGIQLFAFALADLIAQGLRW, encoded by the coding sequence GTGTCAGCGCCCGCCACCCAGGTGACCGTGCCGCGACCCGGCAAGGTCCGGGCGTTCCTGCGGCTGGTGATGATCGAGCACTCGGTGTTCGCGCTGCCGTTCGCGCTGATCGCGGCCTGCACCGCGATGTGGGCCCGGACCCGGTCGATGCACTGGATCGAGCTCGCGCTGATCGTGGTGGCGATGGTGTCGGCACGGACGGTGGCGATGGCCGGCAACCGGATCCTGGACCGCCGCTTCGACGCCCTGAACCCGCGCACCGCCCAGCGGGAGCTGGTGACCGGCGCGCTGTCGGTGTCGGTCGCCTGGCGCGGGTTCACCGTGGCGCTGGTGGTCTTTCTGGCCTGCGCCGCCGCGCTGGGGCCGCTGCCGTTGCTGCTGTCGCCGGTGGCGGTCGGCCTGCTGATCCTCTACTCCTACGGCAAGCGGTTCACCGACTTTCCGCAAGTGCTTTTGGCGCTGGCCCAGGCGGTGGCCCCGATCGGCGCCTGGATGGGCGTCACCGGCGGCTTCGCGTGGCCGGCCGTCGCGCTCGGGCTCGCGGTCGGCAGCTGGATCGGCGGCTTCGACCTGATCTACTCCTGCCAGGACGCCGAGATCGACCGGGTGATCGGCTCGCGGTCGTTCCCGGCCCGGTTCGGGATCGCGGCCGCGCTGCGCTGGTCGAGCGTGTCCCACCTGGTCACCGTCGGCTGCTTCGCCTGGTTCGGACTGGCCGCGGGACTGGGCTGGGTGTGGTGGCTGGGCCTGGCGATCACCGCCGCGGTGCTGGTCTATGAGCATGTGATCGTCCGGCCGCAGGACCTGTCCCGGGTCAACCGGGCGTTCTTCACGGCCAACGGCTTCGTAGGCATCCAGCTGTTCGCCTTCGCGCTGGCCGACCTGATAGCGCAGGGCCTGCGGTGGTGA
- a CDS encoding type II toxin-antitoxin system VapC family toxin, whose amino-acid sequence MIYADTSALAKLVIAEAETPALRDWISRQDARLVTNSIGVVGLRRLAARVSQQALDTATLLLGRIDRVSLTPAALALAGQVPPPEVRTLDALHIASAAELLELQAVLTYDRRMAEAATAYGLPVESPA is encoded by the coding sequence GTGATCTACGCCGACACCTCAGCGCTGGCCAAGCTGGTGATCGCCGAGGCCGAGACGCCGGCCCTGCGCGACTGGATCTCCCGGCAGGATGCCCGGCTGGTCACCAACTCCATCGGCGTGGTGGGGTTGCGCCGGCTGGCCGCCCGGGTGAGTCAGCAGGCGCTGGACACCGCCACCCTGCTGCTCGGCCGGATCGATCGGGTGAGCCTCACCCCGGCGGCCCTGGCCCTGGCCGGACAGGTGCCGCCGCCTGAGGTGCGCACCCTGGACGCGTTGCACATCGCCTCGGCGGCAGAGTTGCTCGAACTGCAGGCGGTGCTCACCTACGACCGTCGGATGGCGGAAGCGGCCACCGCCTACGGGTTGCCGGTGGAGTCACCGGCGTAG
- a CDS encoding inositol monophosphatase family protein, whose translation MTDDLALAAELVTDAGRLALRMLREGLDTHHKSSVSDVVSAADHAAEELVVTRLRAARPGDGLIGEEGANDPADNDRTWYIDPVDGTYNFLSGLPYWCSALALASAPAGTGPRLPVLGAVYHPVADELWLGGVDEPTSCNGQPVRQLLDTPLSRLSVGSYLHPTTLPDDGAREPLLAMLRGAATVRMLGSGSLELAAVAGGRLGIWAQLDTLDWDWLPGAALVNAAGGVTEVLRHRGHRWHLAGNRQAVAEARALLLS comes from the coding sequence GTGACCGATGACCTGGCGCTGGCCGCCGAGCTGGTGACCGACGCCGGCCGCCTCGCGCTCCGGATGCTGCGCGAGGGCCTGGACACCCACCACAAGAGTTCGGTCTCTGACGTCGTGTCGGCTGCCGACCACGCCGCCGAGGAGCTGGTGGTGACCCGGTTGCGGGCGGCCCGGCCGGGTGATGGCCTGATCGGCGAGGAAGGGGCCAACGACCCGGCCGATAACGACCGCACCTGGTACATCGACCCGGTGGACGGCACCTACAACTTCCTGTCCGGGCTGCCGTACTGGTGCTCGGCGCTCGCGCTGGCCTCAGCCCCAGCAGGCACGGGCCCGCGGCTGCCGGTGCTGGGCGCGGTCTATCACCCGGTGGCCGACGAGCTGTGGCTGGGCGGGGTGGACGAGCCGACCAGCTGCAACGGGCAGCCGGTCCGGCAACTGCTCGACACCCCGCTGTCCCGGCTGTCGGTGGGCAGCTACCTGCATCCGACCACGTTGCCTGACGATGGCGCCCGTGAGCCGTTGCTGGCGATGCTGCGCGGCGCCGCGACGGTCCGAATGCTCGGCTCGGGCTCGCTGGAACTGGCCGCGGTGGCCGGCGGCCGGCTGGGAATCTGGGCGCAGCTGGACACCCTGGACTGGGACTGGCTACCCGGCGCCGCGCTGGTGAACGCCGCCGGCGGCGTGACCGAGGTGCTGCGCCATCGCGGGCACCGCTGGCACCTGGCCGGCAACCGGCAGGCGGTCGCAGAGGCCCGTGCGCTACTGCTGAGCTGA
- a CDS encoding alpha/beta hydrolase gives MTEPTMDAELANWLATTPVEADDEASIEEARAVSGRAHKLAQQHLNPALIPASETDQEIDSPHGPLPIRVLRPAGAEARPTVVYFHGGGWIAGDIDTHLGHARRICTQADMVVVSVGYRLAPEHPFPAAFEDAVLATEWAAQRTEELGGEAGTLILAGDSAGAQLAASVAIARRDAGQPVSAQLLLYPVTDVAGRYSDPEVNARYMSRRTAGNSLGLTLQGMVNFAVNYVDEQSSADWRVSPMRAPDHSGLAPAVIHTATLDLLRTEGNFYGDALRRAGVRVISREWPTLNHSYFGFGGVSAVADSAAAQAAEDLRNLLAGGSN, from the coding sequence GTGACAGAACCCACCATGGACGCCGAGCTGGCGAACTGGCTTGCCACCACGCCGGTCGAGGCCGACGACGAGGCCAGCATCGAGGAGGCCCGGGCGGTCTCGGGCCGAGCCCACAAACTGGCCCAGCAACATCTGAACCCGGCGCTGATCCCAGCCTCGGAGACCGATCAGGAGATCGACAGCCCGCACGGTCCGCTGCCGATCCGGGTGCTGCGCCCGGCCGGAGCCGAGGCCAGGCCGACGGTCGTCTACTTCCACGGCGGCGGCTGGATCGCCGGTGACATCGACACCCACCTCGGCCATGCCCGCCGGATCTGCACCCAGGCCGACATGGTGGTGGTGTCCGTCGGCTACCGGCTGGCGCCGGAGCACCCGTTTCCGGCCGCCTTCGAAGACGCCGTGCTGGCCACCGAATGGGCCGCCCAGCGAACCGAGGAACTCGGTGGCGAGGCCGGCACCCTGATCCTGGCCGGTGACAGCGCCGGCGCCCAACTGGCGGCGTCGGTGGCGATCGCCCGCCGCGACGCCGGCCAGCCGGTATCGGCCCAGCTGCTGCTGTACCCGGTCACCGACGTCGCCGGCCGGTACTCCGATCCCGAGGTCAACGCCCGCTACATGTCCCGGCGCACCGCGGGCAACAGCCTGGGGCTGACCTTGCAGGGCATGGTCAACTTCGCCGTCAACTACGTCGACGAGCAGTCCTCGGCCGACTGGCGGGTCTCACCGATGCGCGCCCCCGATCACAGCGGGCTGGCGCCGGCGGTGATCCACACCGCCACCCTGGACCTGCTGCGCACCGAGGGGAACTTCTACGGCGACGCGCTGCGCAGGGCCGGCGTCCGGGTGATCAGCCGGGAGTGGCCCACCCTGAACCACTCCTACTTCGGCTTCGGCGGGGTGTCCGCGGTGGCCGACAGCGCGGCGGCCCAGGCCGCTGAGGACCTGCGAAACCTGCTGGCCGGCGGGTCGAACTAG
- a CDS encoding thioesterase family protein yields the protein MAYFERVGECAFRATGHVSGAWDPDTQHIAPALGLLTHAVEADRDRRRADHLVLSRLSFDILGTVPVDVVEIRVEVIRPGRTIELVEATLSHAGRDAVLLRAWLLQTRDTTGLRGIALPAIAAPEDLPAWDPTTVWPGGFIASAEVRRHQVEPGRAAFWVRTPIPLIDDTAVSRLARAAGLLDIANGMTVRAHPREVAFPNVDLTVHLLAEPRGEWLGFDTAVCFGAGGTGFTSSVLHDVHGPIGTMTQALTVRPG from the coding sequence ATGGCCTACTTCGAGCGGGTCGGCGAGTGCGCCTTCCGCGCGACCGGGCACGTCAGCGGAGCATGGGATCCCGACACCCAGCACATCGCCCCGGCTCTGGGCCTGCTCACGCACGCCGTCGAGGCCGACCGCGACCGGCGCCGCGCCGATCACCTCGTGCTCAGCCGCCTCAGCTTCGACATCCTCGGCACCGTCCCGGTCGACGTGGTCGAGATCAGGGTCGAGGTGATCCGGCCCGGACGCACCATCGAACTCGTCGAGGCCACCCTGAGCCACGCCGGCCGGGACGCCGTCCTGCTGCGGGCCTGGCTTCTGCAGACCCGCGACACCACCGGGCTGCGCGGCATCGCCCTGCCCGCCATCGCGGCGCCCGAGGACCTGCCGGCCTGGGATCCGACGACCGTGTGGCCAGGTGGGTTCATAGCCTCGGCCGAAGTCCGTCGGCACCAGGTCGAGCCCGGCCGGGCGGCCTTCTGGGTCCGCACCCCGATCCCGCTGATCGATGACACGGCGGTGAGCCGGCTGGCCAGGGCCGCGGGCCTGCTCGACATCGCCAACGGCATGACCGTCCGCGCCCACCCGCGCGAGGTGGCCTTTCCGAACGTCGACCTCACCGTGCACCTGCTCGCCGAACCCCGGGGCGAGTGGCTCGGCTTCGACACCGCGGTCTGCTTCGGGGCCGGCGGAACAGGTTTCACCAGCAGCGTCCTGCACGACGTCCACGGCCCGATCGGGACGATGACCCAGGCGCTGACCGTCCGTCCCGGCTGA
- a CDS encoding UbiX family flavin prenyltransferase yields the protein MSERTPWIVGVSGASGTPYAKAVITALLQAGHPVDLIVSRAARLTILDETGIAFRDNHWAQDLASWLGPDAVTGAFAGDLRYWTATDLSAGPASGSYPARGMVVVPASTAAVAGIALGLSKDLLQRAADVSLKERRPLVVVPRETPYTRATLTHLIELYDAGAVVLPASPAFYAGAGSVQQLVDFVAAKVLDVLGVQHSLITRWTGKLGAGRAAESSPTSTTA from the coding sequence ATGAGCGAGCGGACGCCCTGGATCGTCGGGGTGTCCGGCGCCTCGGGCACCCCCTACGCCAAGGCCGTCATCACCGCGCTGCTGCAGGCCGGCCACCCGGTGGACCTGATCGTCTCGCGGGCTGCCCGGCTGACCATCCTGGACGAGACCGGCATCGCTTTTCGCGACAACCACTGGGCGCAGGACCTGGCGTCCTGGCTCGGCCCGGACGCCGTCACCGGCGCGTTCGCCGGTGACCTGCGGTACTGGACGGCCACCGACCTCAGCGCCGGCCCGGCCAGCGGCTCGTACCCCGCCCGCGGCATGGTGGTGGTGCCGGCCTCGACGGCGGCGGTTGCCGGAATCGCCCTGGGGCTGTCCAAGGACCTGCTGCAGCGAGCCGCCGACGTGAGCCTGAAGGAGCGCCGGCCGCTGGTGGTGGTGCCCCGCGAGACGCCCTACACCCGGGCCACCCTGACCCACCTGATCGAGCTCTACGACGCGGGCGCGGTGGTGCTGCCGGCCAGCCCGGCCTTCTACGCCGGCGCGGGCTCCGTTCAGCAGCTGGTCGACTTCGTGGCGGCCAAGGTGCTCGACGTGCTCGGCGTCCAGCACTCGTTGATCACCCGGTGGACCGGCAAGCTCGGCGCCGGCCGGGCGGCCGAATCCAGCCCTACGAGCACGACGGCCTGA
- a CDS encoding menaquinone biosynthesis protein: MTEPSNARPRVGHIQFLNCLPIYWGLVRSGALLDLELTKDTPDNLNELLVRGGLDIGPISLVEYLRHADQLLLLPDIAVGSDGPVLSVDLVSQRPLAELDGRPVALGSTSRTSVLLAQLWLREVHHVEPEYFSCPPDLTAMMLEADAAVVIGDVALRATYEGARKGLDVHDLGQAWRSWTGLPMVFAVWAVRREFAAENPGLVKDVHAAFISSRDEALARVDEVAAQAARWEVFDAPTLANYFQTLDFSLGDRQLAGLLEFSRRAAAVGAVPGRVAPEFAQV; encoded by the coding sequence GTGACGGAGCCGTCCAACGCCAGGCCGCGGGTCGGCCACATCCAGTTCCTGAACTGCCTGCCGATCTACTGGGGCCTGGTGCGTTCGGGCGCCCTGCTGGACCTGGAGCTGACCAAGGACACCCCGGACAACCTCAATGAGCTGCTGGTCCGGGGCGGGCTCGACATCGGTCCGATCTCGCTGGTGGAGTACCTGCGACATGCCGACCAACTGCTTCTGCTGCCCGACATCGCGGTCGGCTCGGACGGCCCGGTGCTCTCGGTGGATCTGGTCTCGCAGCGCCCGCTGGCCGAGCTGGACGGCCGGCCGGTCGCGCTGGGCTCGACCTCGCGCACCTCGGTGCTGCTGGCCCAGCTGTGGCTGCGCGAGGTCCACCACGTCGAGCCGGAGTACTTCAGCTGCCCGCCGGATCTGACCGCGATGATGCTCGAGGCAGACGCCGCGGTGGTGATCGGCGACGTCGCGCTGCGGGCGACCTATGAAGGCGCCCGCAAGGGCCTGGACGTCCATGACCTCGGGCAGGCCTGGCGGTCCTGGACCGGGCTGCCGATGGTCTTCGCGGTGTGGGCGGTCCGGCGCGAGTTCGCGGCGGAGAACCCCGGCCTGGTCAAGGACGTGCACGCCGCCTTCATCAGCAGCCGCGACGAGGCGCTGGCGCGTGTCGACGAGGTCGCTGCCCAGGCCGCCCGCTGGGAGGTCTTCGACGCCCCCACGCTGGCCAACTACTTTCAGACGCTGGACTTCTCACTCGGGGACCGCCAGCTCGCCGGGTTGCTGGAGTTCTCCCGCCGGGCAGCGGCGGTGGGCGCGGTGCCCGGCCGGGTGGCGCCGGAGTTCGCGCAGGTCTGA
- a CDS encoding 4'-phosphopantetheinyl transferase superfamily protein: MCLAGPAAGERYIRVDPRWLAGPAGWQALLADEGGRALSGVGDLLEPASDGASSASVFLDVWVLSVSGVRADQADVSVLDEHERQRAAKFVRDVDRHSYLSSHIALRQVLSRHLDTPPGQVEFIREACPNCGASHGRPAVPGHPVHFSLSHGGDLALVAVAGAPVGVDVEAVPKEQVAAELSTRLHPDEQCEIAAAEHPRLAFARVWTRKEAYLKGIGTGLSRSLSADYLGGTGLAALPNGWSVLDVPVPAGYAGAVALCGAAPDLRVLELPPAVVELRR; encoded by the coding sequence GTGTGCCTGGCTGGTCCAGCCGCCGGTGAGCGCTACATTCGTGTCGATCCCCGCTGGCTGGCAGGCCCTGCTGGCTGGCAGGCCCTGCTGGCTGACGAAGGAGGGCGCGCTCTGTCCGGTGTCGGCGATCTTCTCGAGCCCGCCAGTGACGGCGCCTCTTCCGCCAGTGTCTTCCTGGACGTCTGGGTGCTGTCGGTGTCCGGCGTGCGCGCCGATCAGGCGGATGTCTCGGTGCTCGACGAGCATGAGCGGCAGCGGGCCGCCAAGTTCGTCCGCGACGTCGACCGGCACAGCTACCTGAGCTCGCACATCGCGCTGCGCCAGGTGCTCAGCCGGCACCTGGACACCCCGCCGGGACAGGTGGAGTTCATCCGGGAAGCCTGTCCGAACTGCGGCGCGTCGCACGGGCGTCCGGCGGTGCCCGGCCACCCGGTGCACTTCTCGCTGTCGCACGGCGGTGACCTGGCGCTGGTGGCAGTCGCCGGCGCGCCGGTCGGAGTCGATGTCGAGGCGGTGCCCAAGGAGCAGGTGGCGGCTGAGCTGAGCACCCGGCTGCACCCGGACGAGCAGTGCGAGATCGCCGCCGCCGAGCACCCGCGGCTGGCCTTCGCCAGGGTGTGGACGCGCAAGGAGGCCTACCTGAAAGGGATCGGCACCGGCCTGTCACGCAGCCTGAGCGCCGACTACCTCGGCGGCACCGGCCTGGCCGCGCTGCCCAACGGCTGGAGCGTGCTGGACGTGCCGGTGCCGGCCGGCTACGCGGGCGCGGTCGCGTTGTGCGGCGCGGCGCCCGACCTCCGGGTGCTCGAACTGCCACCGGCGGTCGTCGAACTACGCCGGTGA
- a CDS encoding type II toxin-antitoxin system prevent-host-death family antitoxin, which translates to MEKVGVRELRQNASALLDRVATGVTIQITNHGHPVAQLVPVGDQRQGRADLIASGELQPGRGDVLGVEPISAPAGSPSTGELLAGLRDDR; encoded by the coding sequence ATGGAGAAGGTCGGAGTGCGGGAACTACGCCAGAACGCCAGCGCCCTGCTGGACCGGGTGGCGACCGGCGTGACGATCCAGATCACCAACCACGGCCACCCGGTGGCCCAACTGGTGCCGGTCGGCGATCAGCGCCAGGGCCGTGCCGACCTGATCGCCAGCGGCGAGCTGCAGCCCGGACGCGGTGACGTGCTCGGGGTCGAGCCGATCAGCGCCCCCGCCGGTTCGCCGTCGACCGGTGAGCTGCTCGCGGGCCTGCGCGACGACCGGTGA
- the map gene encoding type I methionyl aminopeptidase, whose protein sequence is MDPGHDHRRGSQSCYVDYAPAFGRGPFGHYICTSVNDAVLHGLPHDYPLADGDLLTLDLAVSRGGVVADSAISFIVGDPSSPQNVAMIKATERALSAGIAAARPGARIGDISHAIGAVLSEAGYQINTEFGGHGVGSTMHQDPHVPNTGRPGRGYRLRPGLLLALEPWVMADTARLVTDADGWTLRSATGCRTAHREHTIAITDDGAEVLTLPS, encoded by the coding sequence GTGGACCCGGGCCATGATCACCGACGCGGGAGCCAGTCCTGCTACGTCGATTACGCGCCGGCCTTCGGACGCGGGCCGTTCGGTCACTACATCTGCACGTCGGTCAACGACGCTGTGCTCCACGGGCTGCCCCACGACTACCCGCTCGCCGACGGCGACCTGCTGACGCTCGACCTCGCCGTCTCCCGAGGCGGAGTTGTCGCCGACTCCGCCATCAGCTTCATCGTGGGCGACCCGAGCTCCCCGCAGAACGTCGCGATGATCAAGGCGACCGAGCGCGCGTTGAGCGCGGGGATCGCCGCGGCCCGCCCCGGAGCCCGGATCGGCGACATCTCCCATGCCATCGGCGCGGTCCTCAGCGAGGCGGGGTATCAGATCAACACCGAGTTCGGCGGGCATGGCGTCGGCTCGACGATGCACCAGGACCCGCACGTCCCGAACACCGGGCGACCCGGCCGGGGATACCGGCTGCGACCCGGACTGCTGCTGGCGTTGGAGCCGTGGGTCATGGCCGACACCGCCCGGCTCGTCACCGATGCCGACGGCTGGACCCTGCGAAGCGCGACGGGTTGCCGGACCGCGCACCGTGAGCACACGATCGCCATCACCGACGACGGGGCCGAAGTTCTCACCTTGCCGAGCTAG
- a CDS encoding DUF4229 domain-containing protein — protein sequence MSEDRVPRPPSPGQTLGAMWLYTVLRFGLFLALWGLLWVARVPGLLAATIALVLSIPLSYILLRKQRERLAANLEARVAAKQAQRHNLDAQLTGEAEGALDDGDGFPPAAERDPAAERSPAVKRDPAAERSPAARRGPAAKRRPGTRGPGAGRSAQQ from the coding sequence ATGAGCGAGGATCGGGTGCCGCGACCGCCGTCGCCCGGCCAGACGCTGGGCGCGATGTGGCTCTACACGGTGCTGCGGTTCGGGCTGTTCCTGGCGCTCTGGGGCCTGCTCTGGGTGGCCCGGGTGCCCGGCCTGCTGGCCGCCACCATCGCGCTGGTCCTGTCCATCCCGCTGTCCTACATCCTGCTGCGCAAGCAGCGCGAGCGGCTGGCCGCCAACCTCGAAGCCAGGGTCGCGGCCAAGCAGGCCCAGCGGCACAACCTCGACGCCCAGCTCACCGGTGAGGCTGAGGGCGCCCTGGACGACGGGGACGGTTTCCCGCCCGCCGCCGAGCGTGACCCGGCCGCCGAGCGGAGCCCCGCCGTCAAGCGTGACCCCGCCGCCGAGCGGAGCCCCGCCGCCAGGCGTGGCCCGGCGGCCAAGCGCCGCCCTGGCACCCGAGGCCCGGGCGCCGGCCGGTCAGCTCAGCAGTAG